The DNA region TTTCGGTCGGGTCGTGCCTCTAAGATGTCCAACAATGAACACGCGCTCCCGATTCTGAGGGACTCCGAAATTCTTAGAGTTAAGCACCTGCCACTGAACGTCGTACCCCAGTTTAGTAAGCGTGGCGATGATGATCTTGAAAGTACTGCCATTGTCATGAGATAGCAGTCCTTTGACGTTTTCCAGAAGGAATAGTCTTGGCTTTTTACTTCGGAGAATGCGTGCAATGTCAAAAAACAGCGTTCCTCGTGTATCTTTAAAGCCCTTCCTTTTTCCAGCAATTGAGAAAGCTTGGCACGGAAATCCTCCGACCAGTAGATCGAAGTCGGGTAGCTTATTTGGTTTGATTTTTGTGATGTCGTCATAATTTTTATGTTCTGGGAAATGCCTCTGGTAGATTTCGACTGCGTACTTGTCGATTTCCGAGTAACCCGCACAAGTAAGCGGTTCTTGTCGTGAGCTGCTGCGGTGATCGTGTTTGCCAGATCGTCCTCTCTCGGGACCAATGCTTTGAGATTTCTTGTATCCTTTACCACACCCAGTCTTCTCAAGCGCTTGGCTTCTTCTGTTCTTCTTTCCGTTAGCTGTTTCCACATATGCGTTGTGTATTCCGAGCTCGAATCCGCCAATGCCGGAGAATAAGCTTAGATACTTCATCAGGCATTAATGTTGATACTTATTTCTACTCGACCTTTTGAATCTGGCGCATAATCAGACTCGAAACTACCATCTAGAAATTTATCGTTTTTGAATAGAGCGTCAGCGATACCCTTGAAGACATTGTCAGGGTCGGCGTGCAGTCCATTCATCCAGTAAATCTTTATATCCATTCGTGCTTTTTCTGATGCAGTAGTTGTTAGTGGTTGATCGTCTAGGAGAATTTGTTTACCATCGCACATTACAAATTCTGGGTAGTCTTTATAGAAACATCTACGGACATAACTTTTCCATGCGTGGTATTTCTTTGCTCCTGGAAGCCACAAAGCTCTACCAACTACACGAACGTAAGGGACCGGATTACCATAAATATCTTCTGGATTCCCTTTTATAGTGAATTGAATTGTTTTCTTCATTTTTTTAATAGTTATTTTTATTAATGCTCATGTGTCTTGTGATTTCCCCTATGCGTTCCTTGAAGTTATCCACAGGATGCCTAATACTAGGTTTCTCTTTTTTCTCTAGGTTTTGTGTGTTAAATCTTTTAACCAGTTTTGGTAAAGAGCGTTTACCACTTTTGGTTAACTCTCTTAACTGGTTAATTTCGTTTACTACTTTATCCACATCCATATGCAGGTTTAATTTGTAGCGATTTCCTTTGGACCGTTGCTGTACAGAAATAACTCCAACCTTGATAAGATTTTGAAGAGCGGAGTTTACTGAGGGTCTAGATAATCCAGTACCAAAATCTAGGCGTTTACCTTGGCTAGTCTTGATACCATTTTCAAACTGAGAAAAACTTATATTGTCTTCGTCTTTATGGAATCCGAAAGTGCGCCTGCATATGTAAAGTAAACATCGAGCTTCCGCCTCAGAGATTCGAGGAAGAACGAGATCCAAAATAATATTTGGAATCTGCGAACTGTTTGGTATTAAATTTTGTTTTTGGTCGTCCATAGTTTTTTGAAGAGAGAGAAGCATCGATTGCTCGATGTTTCTTCTCTGGTTATTGAGGGCTTAGCCCCCGATCTCAGCCCTCATACCACTGCGATCAGGGCTGAGTCAGTGGCCAAGCTACTTAGTTTTTACTTGCCACTCTTTTCTCCAGCCTTTGCTGTTGATTTCTTTGGCTTCTCGACCTTTGAATCTCTGAGCTCCTTATCAAACTTCTGGTCAGGCGTTAGTTCAGGCGGAAGTTCGTTTTTTGTTTCGGCAATCTTCTTTTGAACAAATTCCTGAACCCTTGCATATCCATCTTCTAGAACATCTGGTCGCATTGCTTCAATCGCTGACCAGCTTCTTGTCTGGAAGGCATACTCAAGTGCATCAGTTTTGTTTTTCTTTTCCTGAGCACCACTACTTGGCCAGACTGATACTAGATATCCCTCTATCTCCTCAAGCCATCGTTTTCTCTCAAGGACCCATTTACGCTTGTCTTCCTCGGTTCGGATCAGCTCTCCGGCATCCCTCTCCGTGGGGCTAAAACGGGCTATTACGGGGTTTTTGATGACTGCCTCGATTGCTGGTGCGAAGTCCTCGTAGGTTGGGTTTTTGAAGACCTTTCCATCAAGGAGATTTCCTCGCCCTTTGAGGACCGTTGCTTGTCGCCAAACCTCACGCTTTTTGCTTTGAATGAGTTCGTGTCGTTCCATAAGTACCAAGACATCGAATTCGTATGCTGCATTCTTTTCCGCTTGCATCTTTACTCCTGTCTTAGTAAATTCTTTGCGACCATCCTCATCTACTTCCTGCTCCATTCGGTCCGACACGCGCCCTGTGGCGATGATGTGGATCGGCGACTGGACCATTGGGATCGAGAAGTTTCTATTCCAGTCGGACTTGATTGCCATCCAGTCCTGGATCTGAAATGTTTGGCGGTTGAGCTTGCGCTTGTACGCCTCTTGGAAATCCATCCAGATGTGAGTGATACTGTCGATTACCATCACATCGGAATAACCTTCCGTGCAGAGCTTCATTGCTGTTACCAAATCAGCTAGTGAATGTGTCTCTCTGACCATTGCAGTAATCCCATGTTCCTCAAAAAGAGGCACAAGAAATTTTGCAGCTTTCTCGGTATCAATGAGCACTACTGGTTTCTTACTTCCGATCTTCTTGTGAAGACCGATTGCTACTAATGCGGCAGACCAACTTTTACCTGTACCTGGCTCTCCTTCAAATGCCGCCTTGAAGTAGGGCTTTGTGTTTCCGATGGCCGTGAAGAAGTTTTCTTCTTTTGTTGCGATCGGAACGTGACTTCGTTCTTGTGTTTGCATAATTTTTGCTTGACTCGACGAAGGGTTTCTTGATACTATGTATCTGTCATAAGGACTCCCTCGTCGGGGGTCTTTTATTTTTTAAATAACTTAGTAATTCTTTTGTCAGCCTCTGCTAACATCGTTTTGTTAATCTGACTCATGATTTCTGTGAACAATCCGTCACGAATAATTCCGTGTGCCATTACGATTGCTTTCTCGTTTTCGGCATCGAGATTGGTCAGCTTTCCCATGATGTCTCCGGTGAATTCCGCTACTTCGTCGAGCATGTGAGCGAGGATTTGTTCATCAACAATTGCTGGTGCTTTATCCTTCACTAACTTCACCGCCTCCCTCGACAAAGTTTTCATTTTTTCTTGTGATGGTGTCATTTAATGATTCTTGGATTCGTTGCTTTCTGAGTTCCTCTTTTTCCTTGAGCTGTATTTGTCTCTCTCGGCTAAAGGGCACATTCTTCTTCAATCGAATCTCTTTAGGTTGATAATCGATATCGACTAGATCACCTATGATCAATCGATATTTTTCTGTGAGCCATTTACCTTCGAGTATTAAGGCTGGTATGCCATATCTTCGATAAGTAACGACTCGAGTGGTTCTTAGTTTTTGTTTCATTGCTAGCATCTGCCATGTACCTTGGCTGATCCCTTTTGGGACAATGATTTTGATTACCTACACTTCTTTCGAATATCGAGGGATTGAGGATAGAGTCCTTTTTCCTTAAACAAGAGATCTACCAAGTGAGCGTCACCTTTTATCCCGACATGCCACTGGTTTACCTCGTGGATCGGACGATATTCTTTGTAGTCGTATATGGTTAGAACCATTGGGCGTTTCTTGTTTGTCGACTTGAAAGCCCATTCAACCCGAGTCTTTTCATCAGAGGACTGCCATTCTCCCTCTTGAGTACGGTCATGAGGCATCCCCAACTTATCCACAAGCTCGGGATACGAGATGTGCAAGTATCCATGAAAGCTTGAGTGGATCGTGTCTCTGTTTGTGGCTGGTTTGAACTTCGATGTAGATTTCATAATCGTTTAATTTTGCTAATAAATTTTCGACCTTTTTAGACGAGTTACTGATATGCAAAAAGCACACAGTTTTTCTGTGCGCTTACGTTCGATTTATTTGTTTTTAGCCTAGTTTTTCCTCACTTTGGCCTTAGAAGATGGTGGTGTTATATCTTAAACTCTATGAGACCTCCATCTTCTAAACTTGACTATCTAGCATATTAATGCTACTATTTCAGGTAGAAAGGAGGTGTGACATGCAACTTACCTACAAACATGGTGCGAAGTTTTGTCTCGTGATGATAGTCCTGCTTGGTATAGCAGCAATCGTCATCATGGCAACACCTTGGGTCAAACTCATTTGGTGAAGCCAGTCAGATCCTAAAACCGTATGGTTCGCCCAGCGGTTTTCGTTTTAGAAAAAGTCTAGATCTTAAACTCCACAACATCCCCGTCCTTGACCACATACTCCTTCCCTTCAGTTCTGAGTAAACCTCTCTCTCTAGCTATAGCGTATGAACCCGCATTGAGTAATGTATCCCATTCAATAACCTCAGCACGAACAAACTTATCTTTGAAATCAGTATGAATAGCCGTACCAGCTAGAGGCGCAGTCCAACCTTTTTTGATTGTCCAAGCCCTACTCTCATCTTCTCCAGTCGTGAAATAGGTTATAAGTCCAAGGATTTTATAACCATTGGTAATGAGTGCGTCTATACCATCCTCCTTCGCTAAGTCTTCTGTGGATGAATTCCCCTTACCAGTCAATGCTTGTCGCATCTCTTTTTTCTCTTTATCATCAAAATCTTTTAATTCATGTTCAATACCAGCGTCAACGATAACAAAACCAGAATCATTATCTTTCAAAAACTTCATCAACCTATTCCACCTCTCATCTTTTAATTCATCCAAATTCTTTGAACCCGCTTTTTTATTTAATACATACAAGAAAGGCTTTGCTGTAATCAAACAAAGTTGTTTCAAAAATGGTTCTTCGTACTCATCAGGTTTGATGGTTGAAGCCAAATTCCCCGCTTCCAGAGCTGGAAGTAATTTCTCAATAAGTCCCATTTCAATAATAGCTTCCTTTTTGCCAGCCTTTACTTCTTTACCAAGAGTATTTTTGCGTTTAGTTACAGTCTGAATATCAGCTAAAACCAATTCCAGATTTATAACTTCAATATCTTTGAGTGGATCAATCTTCCCGTCAACATGAATGACATTATCATCTTCAAAAATCCTGACGACTTGTGCGATGGCGTCCGTCTCACGGATATGCGACAAAAATTGATTGCCTAATCCTTCACCTTCTGAAGCACCTTTGACAAGACCTGCAATATCCACGAATTCAACCGCTGCAGGTACAGTCTTTGCTGACTTAGAGAAAGCTGAGAGTTTCCAAAGACGTTCATCTGGCACTGCCACGACGCCCACCGAAGGATCTATTGTACAGAATGGGTAATTCTCTGCTGGCACACTCTTCTTTGTAAGCGCATTGAAAAGCGTTGATTTGCCAACGTTTGGGAGACCTACGATGCCGATGGATAAGGACATGGGATTTAGTTTACAGTGCAAAGTGCAAAATGCAAAGTTTTATTACGTTGCGTCATTCCCGCGAAGGCGGGAATCCAGGATTATTACGAACAAACAGTTACTTTACTTTGTGGTAACCATGGATTCCCGCCTTCGCGGGAATGACACACACGCAAGAATGACGCGACTTTATATAACCTCCTTCGCTCCTTTCTCATAAACCTTCAACGGTAACTTCCCCCAATTCTCCAAAATAGGCGTTACAAATTCCCATGAAGCCATGATTTCTGCTGTGGAAGCAAAGAGTGTCTGGTCACCAATGAAAGCATCGTGGAGAAGACGTTCGTAATCATTACGAATAACATTGAAACTAGGAACATCAGAATATTTGAATTTCAAAGTCTTGGCTTCAGTAGCAAAATTGTAACCAGGTGTCTTTACGAAGAATTTTATCTTGATACATTCATCAGGTTGAATACGAAAAGTCAGAATATTCTGATCTTCCAGACAAGTCTTCCTTTCACCTTCTGGAGTGATGATGGAACATTTCTTGCCATTTTTGAAATAGACATCAATCTCGGTCTTGGCTTCCTGCAAAGCTTTGCCATTTTCCAAGAAAAAAGGAACTCCCTTCCAACGAGGATTGTTTATAGAAGTAGCGATGCGGAAATATGTCTCTGTAGTTGATGTAGGAGAAACACCTGCCTCATTTTTGTAACCTTCATACTGACCACGCAAGACATTTGTAGAGACCTGTCTTGGTGTCATCTTATTCAAGGCTTTGAGAACAGCTACTCTTTCTTTGCGAATATCGTTGGCCTTGAGCGAACGTGGTTCATCCATAGTGATGAGTGCCAACATCTGAAGCATATGATTTTGACCGACATCTTTGAGAGCACCGATAGGGTCATAGAAAGGACCGCGACCTTCCATGCCCATCTTTTCATAAAGTTTGATGTGAACCTTGTCTATATATTTGTTATTCCACATTGGCAAGAAAATCGGATTGGTAAAACGAAAAGCAATAATATTTTGCAAAGCCTCTTTTGCCAAATAATGATCTATACGAAAGATCTGTTCCTCTTTGAAAAGTTTTCCTAGAAGTTTATCCAATGAACGTGCAGTGGCAATATCATTACCAAAAGGTTTTTCTATGAGAATCCTCGTCCAACCACTTTTATCATCACAAGGTAGAGTTAATTTAGAATTGGCCAAATCTTTCAAAATACCTTCATAGAGGTTTGGTGGAACTGAAAGATGAAAAAGTTTATTGGAACATTGACCCCAGTTGTCATCTATAGATTTCAATTTCTCAGCCAACCTGCTATATGCAACTGCTGAATCAAAAAAACCTTGCTCATACGACATGTGATCCAGAAAGTGTTTGACATCTTCTTCATTGAACTGACCGGGATGAATATTCATCTTACTTCTAATGAGCTCACGGAATTCTTCACGACTGAAAGATCTTCTAGAAAATCCGACAATAGCAAAGCGTGGTGGTAAAAGCTTTTTTACGAATAGGGCCAAAAGAGCTGGTAAAAGTTTTCTAGCTGCAAGGTCACCAGTGATACCAAAAATTACAAAGATAGTTGGATGCAAAGCGAGAGGAGCTATAGTTTTATTGGGTGTTATTTCCATATTGGAATTATAATCGTTAATATCATTTTCAGCTAATCGTGCGAGGTCGTCCGCCAGCTGGTGGAGCGGATCGCTAATTTCTACAATTTCTCACCCCATTCAGTCCATTTTGGATACAAACTACCAGCGACAAAGACACATGGCAATATGATGATTCCACAAAAAATCCAGAGTATGAAAAAAAATGCCCTTGGCAACCATTCCTTGAGGATCTTAAACATTTCCTTCCAAACCTCCCATAAGGCCGAAAATAACTCTGTAACTGTTTCCATAGCACGATATACTAATCTATTTTTGGCAATAGTGCAATCTTGTGGACCATGCCGGACTCGAACCGGCCACCTCACCCATGCCATGGGTGCGCTCTACCAGATGAGCTAATGGCCCAAAATTACTTACCAGAAAATCCTATCATAAATAGTACCCCCTGTGTATAACCAGTTGACATTTGATTTCCTAATCCTGCTATAATTGTAGAGGTATTATCAATTACAAGTAATAACAAATAACATGAAAGCATTACATGGCGTTTCATTTGTGCTCTTAGTAATCGGAGGTTTGAACTGGCTCCTAGTCGGAGTTGGTTCATGGTTCGGCGGTAACTGGAACATTGTTACCCTTATCCTAGGAAGTATCTCTTGGTTGGAAAACCTCGTATACGTTCTAGTCGGTTTGGCAACAATTGTCATCCTTCTTTCTCACAAGAAGTCATGCAAAGAGTGTGACAAGGTTGCTCCAGCTCCACAAATGTAATCTATCGTAATCACGAACAAAAAATCTCGAGTATTCCTCGGGATTTTTTGTTATATAAATTGAACCAATTAAATAAGTTCAAATAATCGTATAAATTTACTTTTTTTCTATTTTAAGCTACTATATTGGTTCAGTACGAGGGCCTGTAGCTCATCTGGTAGAGCGCCGCTTTTGCAAAGCGGAGGCAAGCGGTTCGAGCCCGCTCAGGTCCACTGATGTAAATCCTACGCTGAGACTATTACATGTTAAGTGGCGTGTGCCGTCACCGAAGCATAGGTAATCTTGAAAAGCCCTGAGGGGCTTTTCTGCTTTATGAGTACATCAAATTTTCCAATCTAGGAAAAATATTGACACATTATATATAAGTATTATAGAATAAAAAAAGACAAAAACCGCTAGTCAACTAGCACAACAAAAAGGAAAGTTAATTATGAACATTAACAATTCAGTCAAGGTAGCGCTGGCATGCTTTATGGGTGCCTTCATTGGCGCTTTGGTAGCACTTCAATTCCACTATGTTTGGTGGATCGGTGTTCTCATCGGTGGTATGGTTGGTTATATCAGTTACAATCTGGATGAAATCCCCTGCGCAGTAAAAAAGGTATGGGTAAATCTATCCGAGATAAAGACTGCTACAAAGGCATTCTTTGAAGACAGAGAATCTATAGTTGAAATTATAGGTCTAACGACCTTTTTATCTATAGGATCTTTCTTACTGATATCATTACTTGCCTCAGCTATTCAGTCCATAGAATCAACATTTATTCTATGGAACAACTTGTTACAAAATAACCAATTAAATTATCTTAATCCTCGTTCTCTTGAAGGAAAAGAACTAAATGGTTTAATTTTCTTAAACATTAATATTATTGTGATAGGGCTAATATTCTTGTTAATATCTCTCCTCTGGAGATTGAAAGCTCGTAATAATAGGACTAAATCTCGCAACGATCTTATTAAAAATTCTAATTCATTTCTCATCTCTGGACTTGTTTATATTTGCTTAGCCCCAATAGTGGCACCAGTAGTTATAGTCTTGGTATCGTTAATATTTTCTGCGGTAGTTATTTATGTCTCCGCAAAAATCTCATTGAAAGTTGTGTGGGGTACATTCAAGCTCATTCACTCTGATATTCGTATCTTGTGCATGACAGACGCGATGATCGGAGCAACAATCGGATACTATTCTGGTAATGCTCTATTCGGAGGTATCGTCGGTGCAATATTCGGTGTTCTAAATTACGAAATCATATCAAAACGCTGGTTCAAACTCGTGACAGTCTCAAAAGAAATCTCACAAGCCTAATCTAAAAATCTCAAAAAGCCGTTCACTATAAGGTGGACGGTTTTCTTCATATAGATACTAGTGCTTCCTCACCAACCCCAAAAGATGATCCACCAATTCATGTAAATCACTACCTATAGCACGAAGGGCTTTTGGTACAAGAGATTCTTTTGTAAGACCTGGGAGAGTGTTGACCTCCAGAGCATAAATTCCTCTCTTTGGATGAATGATAAAATCTGATCTAGAATAATGTCTCAAACCAAAAGCCTGATGAATCTTGCGAGCCAGCTCTTCAACTTCCCTTTTCGTTTCATTAGAAAAAGTGGCTGGCACTATCTCATGAGATTTATTTGCATACTTTGCGTCATAATCAAAAAAATCTGTAAAAGGACGGATTTCAACTGGTGGCAAAGCGTATAATTCTTGTGAACGAAAACCTTGGATGACACCACAGGTTGTCTCTATTCCAGAAATATATTCCTCCAAAATAACTGATGGACTATAGTGAGAAGCTCTCTCCAAAGCTGAGGCCAATTCATCGTAACTACGAATAATAGAAACTCCCACAGATGAGCCACCAGAAGTTGGTTTGACCACTCCAGGTAAGACGAATGACTTGAAAAGATGCTTTACCAAACCCTCAGAATTGTTTTTTATTTCTTTTGAAGGAATCTCAATCCAGTGAGGACTCTTGATACCATGATCTTTGAAAACCTTTTTTGAAATAGCCTTATTCATACCCATAGCTGAACCAACCGAACCAGAACCAGTAAAAGGTATGCCATGAGCTTCTAGTAAATGTTGGACTTTACCATCCTCACCATATGTACCATGCAGAGCGTTGAAAGCTATATCTATCCTATGATGAAGTCCGTTTATTGAAACAGGTACACCGTCTATATGCCAAGCACCATTACGATCTATGAAAATATCATGAACTTGATATTTGTGTCCGAGATTATCTTGAATAACTTTAATGACAGCAAGACCAGAGTTCATGGAGACTTCGTATTCCGAACTAGGTCCACCTCGGAGAACACCTACACGTGTGAGAATATTTGGCATACCTACATTGTATCGTAAAAGAAGAGACCCCACCAACTTCGCGCGAAGAAGTAGTGGGGTCAAGGGTCGACATCCAGTTGGAGGTACAAAGGATGTCTTATGGACCGGGAGGAAAGTTCTTTGACGCAAGTCTCGAGCGGTTCCGGTAGTATACTAGCATAACCATAGATAAAAGTAAAGAGGGGTTAGAAATAACCAAACACCAATAATCAATAACCAACCACCCATCGTGGCATTTTGGTTATTGGTGTTTGATTATTGGTTATTTCCTAATAATTACTCTCAACCTTCTTAGTCTGTGGTATCTGATAGCAAAACGATGTGCTTCAGCATTCAAAGCAATAATGTCTTTTTCGTACTTATCAATTAGATCCTGATTCCCTATCAACTTGTCTGCTTTATGATGTTCGTCTTTTGTAACAGCAATTACAGGAATATTTATCCTCCTTACTTTCAAAAGATTTTCAGCTGTCCGCATTTGAACTTCATTTCCATCAACAACGATAATATCTGGATAAGTCCATTCCGAATGATTCAATCTTCTTTCCAAAATTTCAGCCAGACCGGCATTATCATTATTCGCTTCCTTTGATATTTTAAATTTGCGATATTCACTATTTGCCAATTGTCCATTTACAGAGACCGTCATAGCACCAACAACGTTGGTACCAGAAATATGAGCCACATCATAAGCTTCAATACGAAATTCTTTTCCATTTGTATTCAAAGAATTATCGCTATTTGATTCATTTCTCTTTTTTATAAGAGCAATGTCGTTTATATGATCCAGAGCATAGAGCAATCTTTTGGAATGACCAGCCTCCTCAAAACGAAGTTCTTTGATTTCAATTTCCATATTCTTTTCAATACTTCTACGCAACTTTTTTGTATTACCTTCAAAAAATAAGACGAGATATCTGATCGTTTGCAAATAGACTTTCCTTGCGCCATCACTATCTCTTTCTGGTGAACGGCCAATAGCTTGATAAAAAGCTTCATGTCTAGGATCGTGAGATTTTTTATCTCTAAAAGGA from Candidatus Paceibacterota bacterium includes:
- the dcm gene encoding DNA (cytosine-5-)-methyltransferase, which codes for MKYLSLFSGIGGFELGIHNAYVETANGKKNRRSQALEKTGCGKGYKKSQSIGPERGRSGKHDHRSSSRQEPLTCAGYSEIDKYAVEIYQRHFPEHKNYDDITKIKPNKLPDFDLLVGGFPCQAFSIAGKRKGFKDTRGTLFFDIARILRSKKPRLFLLENVKGLLSHDNGSTFKIIIATLTKLGYDVQWQVLNSKNFGVPQNRERVFIVGHLRGTTRPKVFPFTENNSEDIVLPTITTRVTADSNGTYVGKRSPRQIIGGSQGNRVYDPKGISTTIASQAGGLGAKTGLYAVGGLQAHQKPRKDGISPTVTQAAGMGGGQTPIVWSKKIKIRRLTPTECERLQGFPDGWTEGISDTQRYKCLGNAVTVNTVQAIVQKLL
- a CDS encoding replication protein, encoding MDDQKQNLIPNSSQIPNIILDLVLPRISEAEARCLLYICRRTFGFHKDEDNISFSQFENGIKTSQGKRLDFGTGLSRPSVNSALQNLIKVGVISVQQRSKGNRYKLNLHMDVDKVVNEINQLRELTKSGKRSLPKLVKRFNTQNLEKKEKPSIRHPVDNFKERIGEITRHMSINKNNY
- a CDS encoding AAA family ATPase, whose translation is MQTQERSHVPIATKEENFFTAIGNTKPYFKAAFEGEPGTGKSWSAALVAIGLHKKIGSKKPVVLIDTEKAAKFLVPLFEEHGITAMVRETHSLADLVTAMKLCTEGYSDVMVIDSITHIWMDFQEAYKRKLNRQTFQIQDWMAIKSDWNRNFSIPMVQSPIHIIATGRVSDRMEQEVDEDGRKEFTKTGVKMQAEKNAAYEFDVLVLMERHELIQSKKREVWRQATVLKGRGNLLDGKVFKNPTYEDFAPAIEAVIKNPVIARFSPTERDAGELIRTEEDKRKWVLERKRWLEEIEGYLVSVWPSSGAQEKKNKTDALEYAFQTRSWSAIEAMRPDVLEDGYARVQEFVQKKIAETKNELPPELTPDQKFDKELRDSKVEKPKKSTAKAGEKSGK
- the ychF gene encoding redox-regulated ATPase YchF, which produces MSLSIGIVGLPNVGKSTLFNALTKKSVPAENYPFCTIDPSVGVVAVPDERLWKLSAFSKSAKTVPAAVEFVDIAGLVKGASEGEGLGNQFLSHIRETDAIAQVVRIFEDDNVIHVDGKIDPLKDIEVINLELVLADIQTVTKRKNTLGKEVKAGKKEAIIEMGLIEKLLPALEAGNLASTIKPDEYEEPFLKQLCLITAKPFLYVLNKKAGSKNLDELKDERWNRLMKFLKDNDSGFVIVDAGIEHELKDFDDKEKKEMRQALTGKGNSSTEDLAKEDGIDALITNGYKILGLITYFTTGEDESRAWTIKKGWTAPLAGTAIHTDFKDKFVRAEVIEWDTLLNAGSYAIARERGLLRTEGKEYVVKDGDVVEFKI
- the zwf gene encoding glucose-6-phosphate dehydrogenase; the protein is MEITPNKTIAPLALHPTIFVIFGITGDLAARKLLPALLALFVKKLLPPRFAIVGFSRRSFSREEFRELIRSKMNIHPGQFNEEDVKHFLDHMSYEQGFFDSAVAYSRLAEKLKSIDDNWGQCSNKLFHLSVPPNLYEGILKDLANSKLTLPCDDKSGWTRILIEKPFGNDIATARSLDKLLGKLFKEEQIFRIDHYLAKEALQNIIAFRFTNPIFLPMWNNKYIDKVHIKLYEKMGMEGRGPFYDPIGALKDVGQNHMLQMLALITMDEPRSLKANDIRKERVAVLKALNKMTPRQVSTNVLRGQYEGYKNEAGVSPTSTTETYFRIATSINNPRWKGVPFFLENGKALQEAKTEIDVYFKNGKKCSIITPEGERKTCLEDQNILTFRIQPDECIKIKFFVKTPGYNFATEAKTLKFKYSDVPSFNVIRNDYERLLHDAFIGDQTLFASTAEIMASWEFVTPILENWGKLPLKVYEKGAKEVI
- a CDS encoding DUF378 domain-containing protein, whose translation is MKALHGVSFVLLVIGGLNWLLVGVGSWFGGNWNIVTLILGSISWLENLVYVLVGLATIVILLSHKKSCKECDKVAPAPQM
- a CDS encoding D-alanine--D-alanine ligase — its product is MPNILTRVGVLRGGPSSEYEVSMNSGLAVIKVIQDNLGHKYQVHDIFIDRNGAWHIDGVPVSINGLHHRIDIAFNALHGTYGEDGKVQHLLEAHGIPFTGSGSVGSAMGMNKAISKKVFKDHGIKSPHWIEIPSKEIKNNSEGLVKHLFKSFVLPGVVKPTSGGSSVGVSIIRSYDELASALERASHYSPSVILEEYISGIETTCGVIQGFRSQELYALPPVEIRPFTDFFDYDAKYANKSHEIVPATFSNETKREVEELARKIHQAFGLRHYSRSDFIIHPKRGIYALEVNTLPGLTKESLVPKALRAIGSDLHELVDHLLGLVRKH
- a CDS encoding GIY-YIG nuclease family protein, with amino-acid sequence MKRQYLEKLKLPESPGIYIFRDYRKRPLYIGRATSLKDRTKSYFSNDLIETRGPRIVDMVTKAKSLTCEVTGSVLEAIILESALIKRYQPIYNVDERDDKSDQYIVITDESWPRVFLVRARDLEKSIFDGTIEFKILKSFGPFTDSGLIKEALKILRKMFPFRDKKSHDPRHEAFYQAIGRSPERDSDGARKVYLQTIRYLVLFFEGNTKKLRRSIEKNMEIEIKELRFEEAGHSKRLLYALDHINDIALIKKRNESNSDNSLNTNGKEFRIEAYDVAHISGTNVVGAMTVSVNGQLANSEYRKFKISKEANNDNAGLAEILERRLNHSEWTYPDIIVVDGNEVQMRTAENLLKVRRINIPVIAVTKDEHHKADKLIGNQDLIDKYEKDIIALNAEAHRFAIRYHRLRRLRVIIRK